One window of Candidatus Nitrospira kreftii genomic DNA carries:
- a CDS encoding hypothetical protein (conserved protein of unknown function) translates to MDDDSLSSLYVVGATCIYFLPAFLALWRGHPSCIPILIVNLLLGWTVIGWVGTLVWALKRRQGEHES, encoded by the coding sequence ATGGACGATGATAGCCTCAGTAGTCTCTACGTCGTGGGCGCGACTTGCATCTATTTCCTTCCCGCGTTTCTCGCCCTCTGGCGAGGGCATCCCAGTTGCATCCCGATTTTGATCGTGAATCTCTTGTTAGGATGGACCGTGATCGGCTGGGTAGGCACGTTGGTTTGGGCGTTAAAGCGCCGACAGGGAGAACACGAATCCTGA
- a CDS encoding hypothetical protein (conserved protein of unknown function): MRYRAIQEHDRRYPIRLMCRALAVSPAGYYAWRGRPESRQAVANRTLLVTIRVLHQDSRQTYGSPSIWRALRKQGHRVGEHRVARLMRHNGLRAKTVKKWRATTYSSHGLPVAANTLDRQFRVPQPNQVWAGDITYVWTMEGWLYLAVLLDLYSRAVIGWAMGPRLTGDLTEQALRMALATRQPTAGLLHHSDRGSQYAAEAYQQLLTTHGITASMSRTGNCWDNACVESFFGTLKQELVYHRHYATRAEAKQDIFEYIEVFYNRTRRHSTLGYDSPAEYEARAAVA; this comes from the coding sequence ATGAGATACCGCGCGATCCAGGAGCACGACCGTCGCTATCCGATCCGCCTCATGTGCCGAGCACTGGCGGTCTCCCCTGCGGGGTATTATGCGTGGCGCGGACGTCCTGAGAGTCGGCAGGCGGTCGCCAATCGGACGCTCCTGGTCACAATCCGCGTGCTCCATCAGGACAGTCGCCAGACCTACGGCAGTCCGAGTATTTGGCGGGCGCTCCGCAAACAGGGTCACCGGGTGGGAGAGCATCGCGTGGCGCGGCTAATGCGTCACAATGGCCTCCGGGCCAAGACCGTGAAGAAGTGGCGGGCTACCACATACTCGTCGCACGGCTTGCCCGTGGCGGCTAACACGCTTGACCGCCAGTTCAGGGTGCCCCAGCCCAACCAGGTCTGGGCAGGCGATATCACCTACGTCTGGACAATGGAGGGCTGGCTGTATCTGGCCGTGCTGCTGGATCTGTACTCGCGTGCCGTCATCGGCTGGGCGATGGGCCCGCGCTTGACCGGAGATTTAACCGAACAGGCCCTCCGCATGGCGCTCGCCACGCGGCAGCCCACAGCAGGACTCCTGCATCACTCCGATCGCGGGAGTCAATATGCGGCAGAGGCCTACCAGCAGTTGCTCACCACGCATGGCATCACAGCCAGTATGAGCCGCACCGGCAATTGCTGGGACAACGCCTGTGTCGAGAGCTTCTTCGGAACATTGAAGCAGGAACTCGTGTACCATCGGCACTATGCCACACGAGCGGAAGCGAAACAGGACATTTTCGAATACATCGAGGTGTTCTACAATCGGACGCGTCGGCACTCGACCCTCGGCTATGACTCCCCGGCCGAGTACGAAGCAAGGGCCGCAGTCGCGTAG
- a CDS encoding hypothetical protein (conserved protein of unknown function), giving the protein MLTDNGQKFTTGLCRYQDDLAENQSTLSKLFIPIRIGDLPGDLWAMVDTGAPYCIFEAEVLEALGYRFDPAFMIPLSTRHGLIRGTPHIITLTVLANEGDSLAIESIFLVPEIMPHAWKGNFIGYAGCLQRFCFAVDPSKNFFHFGKYPDT; this is encoded by the coding sequence ATGCTCACGGACAACGGTCAGAAGTTTACTACCGGCCTATGTCGGTATCAGGACGATTTAGCAGAAAACCAATCCACTCTCTCAAAGCTTTTCATTCCGATCAGAATCGGTGACCTACCCGGTGACCTGTGGGCAATGGTAGACACCGGCGCCCCATACTGCATCTTTGAAGCGGAAGTTTTAGAGGCACTAGGATATAGATTTGATCCGGCATTCATGATACCACTTTCTACCAGGCATGGCCTAATCAGAGGAACCCCCCACATCATCACCCTTACTGTTCTGGCGAATGAAGGTGACTCCTTAGCGATAGAATCGATCTTCCTGGTTCCTGAGATAATGCCTCATGCCTGGAAGGGAAACTTTATTGGCTATGCGGGATGCCTTCAGCGATTTTGTTTTGCGGTCGATCCATCTAAAAACTTCTTCCACTTTGGGAAGTATCCCGACACTTAA
- a CDS encoding hypothetical protein (conserved membrane protein of unknown function): MTLAQLAKVLLVQACEEHDSDHKFILRYEREWPRHGRSDLKGDTATEDPARAGEASVYDRAEHISDRLIQKHPALTSAFAVLRIKTPITPLIGCALVGGFLADPIGPAGQINLLNFPLLTLLLWNGVAYLGLLYNMIVPRPSRDRPQPGLSGLVEWLLELSVKGRLSRLRSDRAQSSDEQRWIAASLATYAARLLHSGRELLITHARSLLHVAAAALAIGVIAGLYLRGFSFLYKAGWDSTFMDAEGVYAFLSILFAPASWFLGTPVPGVEAIADLQGTARANAAIWIHFWAMTTLLFIVLPRTLLAAAAWKRKSRLAADIQLPSNEPYFRRLLNPYRGKGLIVEVFAYSHRVKEADDRLLAFLSNAFGVLADIHMGSSVQYGEPPPHFPTDSDRGLCAVVLFNVAQAPEETHSEFLEELKTTIRGRGRPNMLLVLLDCEGYSQINHEKRVRERCQAWTMLAKECGLQALKYRDPSGPPDGELQALPDCLWPGDYRGTQ, encoded by the coding sequence ATGACACTTGCTCAACTTGCCAAGGTGCTGCTGGTTCAGGCCTGCGAAGAACATGATTCTGACCACAAGTTTATTTTGCGATATGAACGGGAATGGCCTCGTCATGGAAGGTCCGATCTTAAAGGTGACACGGCCACGGAAGATCCTGCCCGCGCTGGGGAGGCTTCGGTCTACGATCGGGCTGAGCACATCTCCGATCGACTGATTCAGAAACATCCTGCGCTCACTTCGGCTTTCGCCGTCCTGCGAATCAAGACGCCGATCACGCCGCTCATCGGCTGTGCTTTGGTAGGGGGCTTCCTCGCCGATCCCATAGGCCCTGCGGGCCAGATTAACCTCCTGAATTTTCCCCTCCTCACGCTCCTGCTTTGGAATGGGGTCGCCTACCTCGGGTTGCTCTACAACATGATCGTACCTCGACCGTCACGAGATCGGCCCCAGCCAGGCCTGTCGGGACTGGTGGAATGGCTCTTGGAACTCAGCGTGAAGGGACGGCTCAGCCGACTTCGGTCTGATCGCGCACAGAGTTCCGACGAACAGCGATGGATTGCAGCGTCCCTTGCGACGTACGCCGCACGCCTGCTCCACAGCGGCCGTGAATTGTTGATCACCCATGCCCGCAGCCTGCTCCACGTGGCAGCGGCAGCGCTGGCGATCGGCGTGATCGCGGGGCTCTACCTGCGTGGTTTCAGTTTTCTGTACAAGGCGGGATGGGACAGCACGTTCATGGACGCTGAGGGAGTCTACGCCTTTCTCTCCATTCTCTTCGCGCCGGCGAGTTGGTTTTTGGGGACTCCGGTGCCCGGCGTAGAAGCCATCGCTGACCTGCAAGGCACAGCCAGGGCCAATGCGGCGATCTGGATTCATTTCTGGGCGATGACGACGCTACTATTCATTGTTCTGCCGAGAACCCTGCTGGCTGCGGCTGCCTGGAAGCGTAAGTCTCGTCTGGCCGCCGATATACAGCTGCCGAGCAACGAGCCGTATTTCCGACGCCTCCTGAATCCCTATCGAGGAAAAGGCCTGATTGTGGAGGTGTTTGCCTATAGTCATCGCGTAAAGGAGGCCGACGATCGGCTTCTGGCATTCCTCAGCAACGCCTTCGGCGTTCTGGCGGATATCCACATGGGGAGCTCAGTCCAGTACGGCGAACCCCCTCCACACTTTCCGACAGATTCCGATCGAGGTCTCTGTGCTGTGGTCCTGTTCAACGTGGCCCAGGCTCCCGAGGAAACACACAGCGAATTTTTGGAGGAGCTGAAAACCACGATCCGAGGCAGAGGCCGGCCGAACATGCTGCTGGTCCTATTGGATTGCGAAGGCTATTCACAGATCAACCATGAGAAGAGGGTGAGGGAACGGTGCCAGGCCTGGACTATGCTGGCGAAAGAGTGCGGACTCCAGGCGCTGAAATACCGAGACCCTTCCGGACCACCGGATGGGGAACTGCAGGCCTTGCCCGATTGTTTGTGGCCCGGTGATTATCGAGGAACACAATGA
- a CDS encoding hypothetical protein (conserved protein of unknown function), translating to MSEESRLGREAIETSYTFKQVIDDMAMKSGRYTRNMQDKGALAKFIPSPGTIVNGSGSSELCLVEARGVEPLSEDRQCTVSTCVADNLSFAAIHARRQA from the coding sequence ATGAGCGAGGAATCTCGGTTAGGCCGTGAAGCGATCGAGACGAGCTACACGTTCAAGCAGGTCATTGACGATATGGCGATGAAGAGCGGGCGATACACACGAAACATGCAAGACAAGGGAGCGCTGGCGAAGTTTATCCCGTCGCCCGGAACCATTGTAAATGGCTCCGGGTCGAGCGAGCTCTGTTTGGTGGAGGCGAGGGGAGTTGAACCCCTGTCCGAAGATCGTCAGTGCACTGTGTCTACATGTGTAGCCGACAATTTAAGTTTCGCAGCCATCCACGCCCGTCGGCAGGCTTAG
- a CDS encoding hypothetical protein (conserved protein of unknown function) yields the protein MKMTRMSIQIQQSLKAKPDAERKRGMSAAWLIRHLLEQYFKGKNAA from the coding sequence ATGAAGATGACGCGAATGTCCATACAGATTCAACAGTCTCTCAAAGCCAAACCCGACGCCGAACGCAAACGCGGCATGAGTGCGGCGTGGCTCATTCGGCATTTGCTCGAGCAGTATTTCAAGGGTAAAAATGCCGCATAG
- a CDS encoding hypothetical protein (conserved membrane protein of unknown function), with product MVGQSAAAEQQDHDEPTFPRYTGPAFLSYGFRPFFLGASLFTGLAILAWVALFVGRVSVDFLYPPREWHVHEMLFGYLPALIAGFLLTAMPNWTDRMPLRGAPLLAMFLLWVAGRLLVAVPLAGASVAAVVDGAFLVFLATYVWREIMAAGSWDRAPIGILVSLYAVTNILFHLSALRGMPTDLPERLALSVMTLMLTIIGGRLTPTFTREFLAERNETSLPEVFTRVDGALIVFVLIGVLTWIVQPETVWAGVMLIVAGVASLARLLRWGGWRTWREPLVLILHIGYGWVGLFLVALGASILGVGYTPENAVHLLTTGAMGTMTLAVMTRASLGHTGRPRHADRLTVMIYLLVNLGALLRIFIPNTEIPSTLTHAMLGLSAISWGGAYLLFAFVYGPFLFRPSLDE from the coding sequence ATGGTTGGCCAATCAGCCGCAGCGGAGCAACAAGATCACGATGAACCGACCTTCCCCCGCTATACAGGGCCGGCATTCTTGTCGTACGGATTCCGACCATTCTTCCTCGGTGCATCATTGTTTACCGGTTTGGCCATCCTTGCCTGGGTTGCCTTGTTTGTAGGCAGGGTGTCAGTGGACTTTCTCTATCCTCCACGCGAGTGGCATGTCCATGAGATGTTGTTTGGGTATTTGCCTGCCTTGATAGCAGGATTTTTATTGACCGCCATGCCTAATTGGACGGACCGGATGCCGCTGAGAGGGGCGCCATTGCTGGCAATGTTTCTACTGTGGGTAGCAGGACGACTGCTCGTGGCGGTGCCTTTGGCCGGAGCCTCCGTTGCCGCGGTTGTCGATGGAGCGTTTTTGGTTTTCCTGGCCACCTATGTCTGGCGAGAAATTATGGCGGCAGGGAGCTGGGATCGAGCGCCGATTGGAATTCTGGTGAGTCTCTATGCGGTCACAAACATTCTGTTTCATCTGTCAGCACTACGAGGTATGCCCACAGACCTTCCCGAGCGGCTTGCCTTGTCAGTGATGACACTGATGTTGACGATCATCGGCGGGCGTCTCACGCCGACGTTTACCCGAGAGTTTCTGGCTGAACGGAACGAGACCAGTTTGCCAGAAGTCTTTACTCGGGTGGATGGCGCCCTGATCGTTTTCGTACTCATAGGCGTTCTCACATGGATTGTTCAGCCGGAGACGGTGTGGGCTGGAGTCATGTTGATTGTGGCTGGGGTGGCGAGTCTGGCGCGTCTGCTGCGTTGGGGAGGGTGGAGAACCTGGCGTGAGCCGTTAGTGCTGATCTTGCACATCGGTTACGGATGGGTAGGATTGTTTTTGGTAGCCCTCGGTGCGTCGATTCTTGGAGTCGGGTATACACCTGAAAATGCAGTTCATCTCCTGACCACCGGAGCGATGGGTACGATGACGCTGGCGGTGATGACGCGAGCGAGCCTGGGTCACACCGGACGACCTCGGCATGCCGATCGGCTGACCGTGATGATCTATCTACTGGTTAACCTTGGGGCGTTATTGAGGATCTTCATTCCGAATACCGAGATCCCTTCTACGCTTACTCATGCGATGCTCGGTCTCTCCGCAATTAGCTGGGGCGGAGCGTACCTGTTGTTTGCATTCGTCTATGGCCCGTTTCTCTTCCGTCCGAGCCTGGATGAGTAG
- a CDS encoding transposase, whose protein sequence is MKLEGSMSTKTRRQYTEEFKTEAVRLVRDSARPVAHVARDLGIADHLLYRWRAEQQQAEERGRTRQDLRAEEAELARLRRENAVLKQERDFLKRAAAFFARESQ, encoded by the coding sequence ATGAAATTGGAGGGCAGCATGAGCACCAAGACCAGACGGCAGTATACGGAAGAGTTTAAGACAGAAGCAGTGCGGTTGGTCCGAGACTCGGCACGACCGGTTGCACACGTAGCCAGAGATCTGGGCATTGCCGACCATCTGCTCTACCGCTGGCGGGCGGAGCAGCAGCAGGCAGAGGAGCGTGGAAGGACGCGGCAGGACCTCCGAGCTGAGGAGGCCGAACTGGCCCGACTGCGGCGTGAAAATGCCGTCCTGAAGCAGGAGCGGGATTTTTTAAAACGTGCGGCGGCGTTCTTCGCGAGGGAGTCCCAATGA
- a CDS encoding hypothetical protein (conserved protein of unknown function): MKPFIIKHGELQLQASLAVPMYAFLDGPASMIHSALFERFASLGASLNDIKISSGIPNLNELGLTYHLLAFNALVKL; this comes from the coding sequence ATGAAGCCTTTCATAATCAAACATGGTGAGTTACAGCTCCAAGCTTCGTTGGCCGTTCCAATGTATGCGTTCCTTGATGGGCCAGCCTCTATGATACACTCTGCACTGTTTGAAAGGTTTGCATCATTAGGCGCGAGCTTGAACGATATTAAGATCAGCTCGGGGATTCCCAACCTGAATGAACTAGGTCTTACGTATCACCTTTTAGCTTTCAACGCCCTAGTTAAACTTTGA
- a CDS encoding hypothetical protein (conserved protein of unknown function) — protein MLDTCDTFHHMLKPKEPVEAAGSWVFRDIPRDLMIKIKIAAAVQRKSVKQLLIDLSREHIAEFEKKGLLPKGK, from the coding sequence TTGTTGGACACCTGTGATACCTTCCACCACATGTTGAAACCAAAAGAGCCTGTGGAGGCCGCAGGGTCATGGGTATTCCGGGATATCCCCAGAGACCTAATGATCAAGATAAAAATTGCTGCTGCGGTTCAGAGAAAGTCCGTGAAGCAATTGCTCATTGATCTATCCCGTGAGCATATTGCGGAATTCGAAAAGAAAGGGCTGCTACCGAAGGGGAAATAG
- a CDS encoding hypothetical protein (conserved protein of unknown function), with product MKSGEGQLSLDKVEINFLDTTLVTRDRVEDVYRKTFGAIDVISTNYKIKEFSLTRTLHGIIEEESVSEFMQSFIRTIPKGLGPIAGQGAVFYYSGEGQTKASSTVVDVSARIENGLFVRLSVTFDGQQVSVDALPEIAQQAFDHQTESLGLTLK from the coding sequence GTGAAATCGGGGGAAGGTCAACTTTCGCTTGATAAGGTTGAGATTAATTTTCTTGATACTACTCTCGTTACCCGCGATCGCGTAGAAGATGTCTACAGGAAGACTTTTGGAGCCATAGATGTTATCAGCACAAATTACAAAATCAAAGAATTCAGTCTGACTAGAACGCTTCACGGCATTATAGAAGAGGAGAGCGTTTCAGAATTCATGCAAAGCTTTATCAGGACTATACCCAAGGGTCTTGGACCTATCGCTGGACAAGGAGCTGTCTTTTACTATTCTGGGGAGGGCCAGACAAAAGCTTCCTCTACGGTCGTCGATGTTTCGGCAAGGATAGAGAACGGTCTCTTCGTACGACTCTCTGTGACGTTTGACGGCCAGCAAGTTTCTGTAGATGCCTTGCCCGAGATCGCTCAACAAGCATTTGATCATCAGACGGAAAGCCTAGGCTTAACCTTAAAATAA
- a CDS encoding hypothetical protein (conserved protein of unknown function), translated as MPELLTRTGNCVPRLAPSTAEPWGPHIFEFANPGQQRAIPQLFTKPRSYESPGTNFNTISFFPCTEPLSLFESTIPETFEQALYGYRSLVLLGQIKDLLSEGEIVKALRMLVEEKASGNKLSEPLQRLSDTLDKQSVVRKPVTTLPRTTEATWIKKNWDAYRGKWVAVLGDQAVASGTTLRELLETVKEKQLSQRPIIHHIK; from the coding sequence ATGCCTGAATTACTCACTAGGACTGGTAATTGCGTTCCGAGACTGGCTCCCAGCACTGCTGAGCCTTGGGGTCCGCACATATTTGAATTTGCCAATCCAGGTCAGCAAAGGGCTATTCCCCAACTTTTTACTAAACCTCGATCTTATGAAAGCCCCGGGACTAACTTCAACACGATCTCCTTTTTCCCATGCACTGAGCCACTATCTCTGTTTGAGAGCACAATACCGGAGACTTTTGAACAAGCTCTTTATGGTTATAGAAGCCTAGTCCTGCTTGGCCAGATCAAAGACTTGTTGTCCGAAGGAGAAATAGTAAAAGCCTTGAGAATGTTGGTAGAGGAGAAGGCATCTGGCAATAAGCTGAGCGAGCCTCTTCAGCGGTTAAGCGACACTCTAGATAAGCAGAGTGTTGTGAGGAAACCCGTTACAACTTTGCCCCGTACCACCGAAGCCACCTGGATCAAGAAGAATTGGGATGCATACAGGGGCAAGTGGGTCGCAGTCTTAGGGGATCAGGCCGTAGCTTCGGGCACCACACTCAGAGAACTACTCGAAACCGTCAAAGAAAAGCAGCTCAGCCAACGCCCCATTATTCACCACATAAAATAG
- a CDS encoding GTP-binding domain-containing protein, whose amino-acid sequence MSVEKSQIALSLISHTNIGKTTLARTLLRKDIGLVADRAHVTLENQKYTVLETEAGESLQLWDTPGFPNCQKILSRLQGAKNPIVRIVTEVWDRLRDRPSWCAQQAVLNVQQEADVVLYLVNATEEPSMAGYIAPEMQLLEWIGKPVIVLLNQTGPPKDRQDQERLEQPWKDYFARYGFVRGVHSLDAFSRCWVQEGILFETIQSVLPSDDRQRMTRLFAVWEKANLTVFHSAMEQWAVLVSRAAKSRVMTKGDGSSMEVQKQQAVDRLLKDLVNEVGATTKAVIALHGLDGDAIGAIQARMEHVEVQRGGQSWGEATLSGTAIGGIGGALTSGAYAGLHLDAATGGVSMGLFTVAGAVVGGALGFLGGEAWAERQAGHQQTPVMWSDDYLNLLVQDVIIRYLAIAHFGRGQGQYVADPEDPRFWIDKVKTLVSRQHISLHEQWACLREQDLMPRTDEKPKQLMALLTSITLELLWNTYPASKRFLNRQT is encoded by the coding sequence ATGAGTGTCGAAAAATCGCAGATTGCTCTCTCCTTGATTTCTCATACGAATATCGGGAAGACCACTCTCGCTAGAACGTTGCTCCGAAAGGATATCGGTCTCGTCGCCGATCGAGCCCATGTCACGCTCGAGAATCAAAAGTACACCGTGCTGGAAACGGAGGCAGGGGAGTCTTTGCAGCTGTGGGATACGCCCGGCTTTCCCAACTGTCAAAAGATCCTCTCGCGGTTACAGGGGGCCAAGAATCCGATCGTCCGGATAGTGACCGAGGTGTGGGATCGCCTTCGTGATCGGCCGTCCTGGTGTGCCCAACAGGCGGTGTTGAATGTCCAGCAAGAGGCGGACGTCGTACTCTATCTCGTGAATGCAACCGAAGAACCGAGCATGGCCGGGTATATCGCGCCGGAAATGCAATTACTCGAATGGATCGGCAAACCCGTCATCGTCCTGCTGAATCAAACCGGCCCTCCCAAAGACCGCCAAGATCAGGAACGCCTGGAGCAACCTTGGAAGGACTACTTTGCTCGGTATGGCTTCGTCAGGGGTGTGCACAGTCTCGATGCGTTCAGCCGTTGCTGGGTCCAGGAAGGCATTCTGTTTGAGACCATTCAATCGGTGCTCCCTTCGGACGACCGTCAACGTATGACACGATTGTTTGCCGTGTGGGAGAAAGCGAATCTGACCGTATTCCACTCGGCGATGGAGCAATGGGCCGTGCTCGTGTCGCGTGCCGCGAAATCTCGAGTGATGACCAAGGGGGATGGCTCGTCGATGGAGGTGCAGAAACAACAGGCGGTCGATCGTCTCTTGAAGGACTTGGTAAACGAGGTTGGGGCGACGACCAAAGCGGTCATTGCTCTACATGGCTTAGATGGAGATGCGATTGGCGCGATCCAGGCCAGAATGGAACACGTCGAAGTACAACGAGGCGGGCAGAGCTGGGGCGAAGCGACTCTTAGCGGGACGGCTATCGGGGGGATCGGTGGAGCCTTGACCAGTGGGGCCTATGCCGGGCTTCATCTGGATGCGGCGACGGGTGGGGTCAGCATGGGTCTGTTCACAGTTGCTGGGGCTGTGGTGGGAGGCGCCCTCGGCTTTCTCGGAGGAGAAGCCTGGGCGGAACGGCAGGCAGGCCACCAGCAGACTCCAGTTATGTGGTCGGATGACTATCTGAATCTGTTGGTCCAAGATGTGATCATCCGGTATCTGGCTATCGCCCACTTCGGCCGAGGCCAGGGGCAGTATGTGGCGGATCCCGAAGACCCCAGGTTCTGGATCGACAAGGTGAAAACTCTGGTTTCGAGACAGCATATCTCCTTGCACGAGCAATGGGCATGTTTGCGGGAGCAAGACCTCATGCCCCGAACAGATGAGAAACCCAAACAACTCATGGCGTTGTTGACATCCATCACGCTCGAACTACTCTGGAACACATATCCAGCTTCCAAACGATTTCTGAACCGCCAGACATGA